From a region of the Zingiber officinale cultivar Zhangliang chromosome 4B, Zo_v1.1, whole genome shotgun sequence genome:
- the LOC121976684 gene encoding probable E3 ubiquitin-protein ligase bre1 isoform X1: MNRSRPSSVTLQDLELRLGSSVFKGGMLASNFNRGCPEIILIEDDDNDDDDMQIYTSGPPDQSFRASQYSSHWESVIDEEDLELHLGIRTSRNLNSNRQDAKIQDPNAQKSRKASSSHHPYGYDEVKLRCSICMDTMKEETSTTCGHIFCNSCITNAIQVHHRCPTCRFSLSLNSIHRIYLPGASS; encoded by the exons ATGAACAGATCAAGACCAAGCAGTGTAACATTGCAAGACCTTGAGTTGAGACTTGGTTCTTCTGTGTTTAAAGGAGGAATGCTAGCTTCCAATTTTAACAGGGGTTGCCCTGAAATTATATTGATAGAGGACGATGATAATGATGACGATGACATGCAAATATACACTTCTGGACCTCCAGATCAG TCATTCAGGGCCTCGCAATATTCAAGTCATTGGGAATCTGTAATTGATGAAGAGGATTTGGAGCTTCATCTTGGCATTAGAA CTTCCAGGAATTTGAACTCTAATAGACAGGATGCCAAAATCCAAGACCCAAATGCGCAGAAGTCCAGGAAG GCATCTAGCAGCCACCACCCATACGGTTACGACGAGGTAAAGTTGAGATGTTCTATATGCATGGACACAATGAAGGAGGAGACATCCACCACCTGTGGCCACATTTTTTGCAACAGTTGCATCACCAATGCCATCCAGGTGCATCATAGATGCCCAACCTGCCGGTTTAGTCTTTCTCTGAACAGTATTCATCGAATATACCTACCAGGAGCAAGTTCCTAA
- the LOC121976684 gene encoding uncharacterized protein LOC121976684 isoform X2 encodes MNRSRPSSVTLQDLELRLGSSVFKGGMLASNFNRGCPEIILIEDDDNDDDDMQIYTSGPPDQSFRASQYSSHWESVIDEEDLELHLGIRTSRNLNSNRQDAKIQDPNAQKSRKV; translated from the exons ATGAACAGATCAAGACCAAGCAGTGTAACATTGCAAGACCTTGAGTTGAGACTTGGTTCTTCTGTGTTTAAAGGAGGAATGCTAGCTTCCAATTTTAACAGGGGTTGCCCTGAAATTATATTGATAGAGGACGATGATAATGATGACGATGACATGCAAATATACACTTCTGGACCTCCAGATCAG TCATTCAGGGCCTCGCAATATTCAAGTCATTGGGAATCTGTAATTGATGAAGAGGATTTGGAGCTTCATCTTGGCATTAGAA CTTCCAGGAATTTGAACTCTAATAGACAGGATGCCAAAATCCAAGACCCAAATGCGCAGAAGTCCAGGAAG GTATGA